The Desulfoscipio gibsoniae DSM 7213 genome contains a region encoding:
- a CDS encoding DUF1614 domain-containing protein has translation MTQLPIGIIVLIVVSILIYFGLAQRVLDRMRLSDRAALGILALLAVGSFIDIPLSTGRYDVSVNVGGALVPLGVAIYLLSRAGTSKEWGRALIAALITGAVIYGVGYFMGRGDVEPGGRFFGYLDSLWIYPIVGGLVAYLAGRSRRSAFIAATMGLVLVDLAYLIWLVYTGAPAGTVAIGGAGAFDGIVLAGILAVLLAEIIGETRERLQGGPATEGRPAELMEGLRKPGFSDAQENNVDERQEAAEKKEGEQR, from the coding sequence ATGACGCAGTTGCCCATCGGTATTATTGTTCTAATTGTGGTTTCAATTTTAATTTACTTTGGCCTGGCCCAGCGCGTGCTAGACAGAATGCGGCTTTCGGACCGGGCCGCTTTGGGGATACTTGCCCTGCTGGCCGTGGGGAGTTTTATCGATATTCCCCTTAGCACCGGTCGATATGATGTATCGGTAAATGTGGGCGGTGCACTGGTGCCGCTGGGTGTGGCCATCTACCTGCTGAGCCGGGCGGGGACATCCAAAGAATGGGGCAGGGCCCTTATAGCAGCCTTGATTACCGGCGCTGTGATTTACGGTGTAGGGTACTTTATGGGGCGCGGTGATGTAGAGCCGGGCGGGCGATTCTTTGGCTACCTGGACTCACTGTGGATTTATCCCATCGTCGGCGGCCTGGTGGCCTATCTAGCAGGTCGTTCTCGACGCAGTGCCTTTATTGCAGCCACGATGGGGCTGGTGCTGGTGGATTTGGCTTACCTGATCTGGCTGGTATACACAGGCGCACCGGCCGGTACGGTGGCTATTGGCGGTGCCGGTGCATTTGACGGTATCGTGCTGGCCGGGATATTGGCTGTTTTACTGGCGGAAATAATTGGGGAAACCCGGGAAAGGCTGCAGGGCGGTCCGGCAACCGAGGGAAGACCGGCTGAATTAATGGAGGGACTGCGCAAACCTGGTTTTAGCGATGCTCAGGAAAATAATGTTGATGAAAGACAAGAAGCAGCAGAAAAAAAGGAGGGGGAACAAAGGTGA
- a CDS encoding bifunctional 4-hydroxy-3-methylbut-2-enyl diphosphate reductase/30S ribosomal protein S1 yields MKVKVAAKAGFCFGVKRAVDIARKCLHDRDGPVYTLGPLIHNDQVIEALAREGIGSVNDLDEINGPGTVIIRSHGVVPEVLRRAEQKGLDLVDATCPFVRKVQRTVRDLVQQDIPVVVVGDPKHPEVEGIVGWSGGKAMVVADADQAKKLEKYHEIGVVAQTTQRQNNFDAVVKVLKDSGSRVQVYNTICLATAERQKEAQELAQQVDAVLVLGGKNSANTAKLAQICRTAGKPVYRVETAEEIDFAWLKGLRTVGVTAGASTPGWIIEEVSCRMMDFEETNKEEVMETQVEEQSEATDEPQEDMKQEMEDAVEVKNLKNGDIVTGVVVQVNQDEVLVDVGAKSEGVIPIRELSNFSVDSPQDVVKVGDEIKVYVLKSEDNEGRVILSKEKADAEEAWARLEETMNEGQVVSGSVREVVKGGLLVDVGVRAFLPASLVDRGYVEDLSKYLNMEIDARVIELNRARRKVILSRKAVLEEEYARKREELLTNLEEGQVVNGIVRRLTNFGAFVDIGGVDGLLHISEMAWYRINHPSEVVQVGDELDVKVLRVDRENEKVSLGLKQVLANPWDNVVEKYPVGSVINAKVVRLAPFGAFVQLEPGVEGLVHISHLADRHVATPDEVVQEGEEIKVKVLSVDSEEKRIRLSIREVDREKPSKASPKEYQPKKQETPPSNDGGTATIADLVGDIFDNKE; encoded by the coding sequence ATGAAGGTAAAAGTTGCCGCCAAAGCGGGGTTCTGTTTTGGCGTGAAAAGGGCTGTGGATATAGCTCGCAAATGCTTACATGACAGAGATGGACCAGTATACACGCTGGGTCCGCTGATTCATAATGACCAGGTTATCGAAGCGCTGGCCCGTGAGGGTATCGGGTCGGTAAACGATTTAGATGAAATTAATGGGCCGGGAACCGTGATTATCCGATCCCATGGTGTGGTGCCTGAAGTGTTGCGCCGTGCTGAGCAAAAAGGGCTTGACCTGGTAGATGCCACTTGCCCTTTTGTGCGCAAAGTACAGCGGACGGTGCGCGATCTCGTTCAGCAGGACATACCTGTGGTGGTGGTAGGTGATCCCAAGCACCCGGAGGTAGAGGGTATAGTTGGTTGGTCGGGTGGTAAGGCCATGGTGGTGGCCGATGCCGACCAAGCCAAAAAGTTGGAGAAATATCATGAGATAGGCGTTGTAGCTCAGACAACCCAGCGGCAGAATAACTTTGACGCTGTGGTAAAAGTTTTAAAGGACAGCGGAAGTCGGGTGCAAGTATATAATACCATCTGCCTGGCCACGGCCGAAAGGCAGAAAGAAGCACAGGAACTTGCGCAGCAGGTGGACGCCGTACTGGTGCTGGGAGGCAAAAACAGTGCCAATACAGCTAAACTGGCTCAAATTTGCCGTACTGCCGGAAAACCGGTGTATAGGGTAGAAACAGCCGAAGAAATAGATTTTGCGTGGTTGAAAGGACTCCGTACAGTGGGGGTTACGGCAGGCGCATCTACACCCGGCTGGATTATAGAGGAGGTTAGTTGTCGAATGATGGATTTTGAAGAAACCAACAAGGAAGAAGTAATGGAAACACAGGTTGAGGAACAATCTGAGGCCACAGATGAGCCACAGGAGGACATGAAGCAGGAAATGGAAGACGCTGTAGAGGTAAAGAACCTCAAAAACGGTGATATCGTTACCGGCGTGGTGGTCCAGGTTAACCAGGACGAGGTGCTGGTGGATGTGGGTGCCAAGTCGGAAGGAGTCATACCCATTAGGGAACTATCCAATTTTAGCGTAGATTCCCCACAGGATGTAGTAAAAGTGGGTGATGAAATAAAGGTATATGTGTTAAAATCGGAAGACAATGAAGGCCGGGTAATTCTTTCTAAGGAAAAAGCCGATGCCGAAGAGGCCTGGGCACGCCTGGAAGAAACAATGAATGAGGGTCAGGTAGTCTCCGGTTCTGTTCGTGAAGTGGTCAAAGGCGGTTTGCTGGTTGATGTAGGGGTGCGAGCATTTCTGCCGGCTTCGCTGGTGGACAGGGGCTATGTTGAAGATTTGAGCAAATATCTAAACATGGAAATAGATGCCCGGGTTATTGAGCTCAACCGGGCTAGAAGAAAAGTAATTCTTTCCCGTAAAGCCGTACTGGAGGAGGAATATGCTCGTAAGCGCGAAGAGCTGCTGACCAACCTCGAAGAGGGCCAGGTGGTCAATGGTATCGTTCGCCGTTTGACCAATTTTGGTGCCTTTGTAGACATCGGCGGTGTTGACGGTCTGCTGCATATTTCCGAAATGGCCTGGTATCGCATCAATCACCCTTCTGAAGTGGTCCAGGTGGGCGATGAGTTGGATGTTAAAGTGCTGCGTGTGGACCGGGAAAATGAAAAAGTTTCCCTGGGCTTAAAGCAAGTACTGGCCAATCCCTGGGACAATGTTGTAGAAAAATATCCCGTAGGCAGCGTTATCAATGCCAAGGTAGTGCGACTGGCTCCCTTTGGTGCCTTTGTGCAGCTTGAACCCGGTGTAGAAGGCCTGGTACACATATCCCATTTGGCCGACCGGCATGTAGCTACTCCTGATGAAGTTGTGCAGGAAGGTGAAGAAATTAAGGTTAAAGTACTAAGCGTGGATTCTGAAGAAAAACGCATTCGGTTGTCCATCAGGGAAGTGGACCGGGAAAAACCAAGCAAAGCCAGTCCCAAGGAATACCAGCCCAAAAAACAGGAGACACCACCATCCAATGACGGTGGTACTGCAACCATTGCTGACTTGGTGGGCGACATTTTTGATAACAAGGAATAG
- a CDS encoding lysophospholipid acyltransferase family protein, with protein MFYSVSKIICLSFLKLVRQLKVLGDSRLSADQGIIVVANHISYWDPLVIGCSLNRRIYFMAKAQLFNYFVLGSIITKLGAFPVQREGADRSSIRRALELLSAGKVVGIFPEGTRSKTGEMLNPHLGAAMLALKGGVPLLPVAVSGTKGYWGRIRVNIGRPMHFTTQNRRKVSRAEMEYVSRELMAEIGRLLAVIDK; from the coding sequence ATGTTCTACAGTGTTAGTAAGATAATTTGCCTGTCATTCCTTAAGCTGGTGCGCCAGTTAAAGGTTTTGGGCGACTCCCGATTATCTGCCGACCAGGGAATAATAGTGGTAGCCAATCACATTAGTTATTGGGATCCTCTGGTTATAGGCTGTTCATTGAATAGAAGGATATATTTTATGGCCAAGGCACAATTGTTTAACTATTTTGTGCTTGGTTCCATAATTACCAAACTAGGTGCCTTTCCAGTACAACGAGAAGGTGCCGACCGTTCATCCATACGGCGGGCATTGGAGTTACTTAGCGCCGGAAAAGTGGTGGGCATCTTCCCAGAGGGTACCCGCAGTAAAACTGGTGAAATGTTAAACCCCCATTTAGGTGCTGCCATGTTGGCCTTAAAAGGGGGGGTGCCATTGTTGCCGGTAGCTGTCAGCGGGACTAAAGGGTATTGGGGGCGAATTAGGGTAAATATCGGCAGGCCGATGCATTTTACCACCCAAAACCGGCGGAAAGTGTCCAGGGCGGAAATGGAATATGTCAGCCGGGAGTTGATGGCGGAAATAGGCCGTTTGCTGGCGGTTATCGATAAATAG
- the cmk gene encoding (d)CMP kinase produces MGRLVNIAIDGPAGAGKSTVAKLAAEKLGYVYIDTGAMYRAVTLQALMDKIDMSDETNLTRIAESVDLALRADESGNTRVFLNGVDVSRQIRTPEVSRNVSLVSQVPGVRRRMMQLQKEMGARSGVVMEGRDIGTQVLPDAEMKFFLTASVEERARRRYAELIHRGFTVTYDEVYKDIAQRDNIDSHRAVAPLKPARDAEIIDCTGMTVEQVVDAIAARVSGRSL; encoded by the coding sequence ATGGGGCGTTTGGTAAATATTGCTATAGATGGCCCTGCAGGTGCTGGGAAGAGCACGGTGGCTAAGCTGGCGGCTGAAAAGCTGGGCTACGTTTATATAGATACCGGTGCCATGTATAGGGCTGTAACATTACAGGCATTAATGGATAAAATAGATATGAGTGATGAAACAAACCTGACCCGGATAGCAGAAAGTGTGGATTTGGCATTGAGGGCTGATGAAAGCGGTAATACCCGTGTCTTTTTAAATGGTGTGGATGTTTCTCGCCAAATTAGAACTCCTGAAGTTTCGCGCAACGTTTCTCTGGTTTCCCAGGTGCCCGGTGTAAGGCGGAGAATGATGCAGCTGCAAAAGGAAATGGGTGCCAGGAGCGGTGTGGTCATGGAGGGTAGAGACATAGGCACTCAGGTGCTGCCGGATGCAGAGATGAAATTTTTTCTCACTGCCTCCGTGGAAGAGCGGGCCCGGAGACGCTATGCCGAGCTCATACATCGCGGGTTTACGGTGACTTACGATGAAGTTTATAAAGATATCGCCCAGCGGGATAATATTGATTCCCACAGGGCGGTGGCACCTCTGAAGCCGGCTCGTGACGCTGAAATAATTGACTGTACCGGTATGACTGTGGAACAGGTGGTTGACGCAATTGCGGCCCGGGTTTCTGGGAGGTCCCTTTAA
- the aroA gene encoding 3-phosphoshikimate 1-carboxyvinyltransferase — MEVAIKPVHALRGDVQVPGDKSISHRAVMLGALAEGETVIDNFLFGEDCLSTIRVVQSLGVNVHIEKDRVVVRGGGLNALREPDDVLDAGNSGTTMRLMAGILAGCPFFSVLTGDASLRRRPMQRVMQPLAAMGAGIMARSGNSYAPMAITGGDIRAITYKSPVASAQVKSAVLLAGLFADGPTTVIEPARTRDHTERLLSYFGARVEVKDKQISVWGRPNLPGRKVVVPGDISSAVFLLVAGAAMPGSDLLVRNVGINPTRAGALNVLIKMGAVLDIANERLVSGEPVADIRVLGGRLTGTQISGDIIPYLIDELPALAVAAAMAEGETVVRDAAELRYKETDRITAVVKLLGEMGADITEREDGFVIHGGRPLQGAECDSFGDHRMAMAAAVAGLKARGITRIKEAECVKISFPAFFDTLNSISVQ; from the coding sequence GTGGAAGTTGCGATAAAGCCGGTACATGCCCTGCGCGGAGATGTGCAGGTGCCGGGAGATAAATCCATATCCCACCGGGCTGTAATGTTGGGTGCTCTGGCTGAAGGGGAAACAGTAATTGATAATTTTTTATTTGGCGAGGACTGCCTTTCGACTATACGCGTGGTCCAATCTTTGGGCGTAAATGTGCATATCGAAAAGGATCGGGTGGTGGTGCGCGGCGGTGGACTGAATGCTCTCCGGGAGCCGGATGACGTGCTGGACGCAGGTAATTCTGGCACCACCATGCGCTTGATGGCGGGGATACTGGCCGGCTGCCCGTTTTTCTCGGTGCTCACGGGCGATGCATCGCTGCGCCGCCGCCCCATGCAGCGGGTCATGCAGCCGCTGGCCGCCATGGGGGCCGGCATCATGGCCAGGAGCGGCAACTCCTATGCTCCCATGGCCATCACGGGGGGCGATATTCGCGCTATTACATACAAATCGCCGGTGGCCAGTGCCCAGGTTAAGTCTGCTGTTTTGCTGGCCGGTTTATTTGCGGACGGCCCCACCACGGTAATCGAACCGGCCCGCACCAGGGATCACACCGAGCGGCTGCTGAGTTATTTCGGTGCCCGGGTGGAGGTTAAGGATAAACAAATATCGGTGTGGGGAAGACCAAACTTGCCGGGCCGTAAAGTTGTTGTGCCCGGAGATATCTCCTCGGCGGTGTTTTTACTTGTGGCCGGTGCTGCAATGCCGGGATCGGACTTGCTGGTGCGCAATGTGGGCATCAATCCCACCCGTGCGGGTGCGCTAAATGTGCTTATAAAAATGGGCGCTGTATTAGATATTGCAAACGAGCGGCTGGTTAGCGGCGAGCCGGTTGCAGATATCAGGGTTCTGGGCGGCCGCCTGACAGGCACCCAAATTAGTGGCGACATCATTCCCTACCTTATAGATGAATTGCCTGCGCTGGCAGTGGCTGCAGCAATGGCGGAAGGGGAAACCGTGGTGCGTGATGCCGCAGAGTTGCGTTACAAGGAAACTGATCGGATTACTGCAGTGGTGAAGCTGCTTGGCGAAATGGGCGCTGACATTACCGAGCGGGAGGACGGCTTTGTTATACATGGCGGACGCCCACTGCAAGGGGCGGAATGTGATAGTTTCGGCGACCACCGTATGGCCATGGCGGCAGCCGTGGCCGGCCTAAAGGCACGGGGGATAACCAGGATTAAAGAGGCTGAATGTGTAAAGATTTCCTTTCCTGCATTTTTTGATACATTAAATTCTATAAGTGTGCAATAA
- a CDS encoding prephenate dehydrogenase, with amino-acid sequence MLIKSCAIIGIGLIGGSLGLALSERKLAGYIYGVDLNQENLALALAAGAVHQAAALPEAVSHADLIVLAAPVGATPSLLKDIKQFLKPDAVVTDVGSTKKSVVEQAGELIGGRFVGGHPMTGAETAGFSGADSYLFENAFYLLTPTSETDAGAVDTVRRLVQAIGAVVLEMSPQEHDMVTAAISHLPHFMAVSLVAAVSGMPVGDKAMLLAAGGFRDTTRIAAGSPTMWRDIFLSNGDQVLWTLDYMRSAMDELESALRRQDAEKIMHILSGASNVRKKLPLRPKGYLPHIYEIVVTVPDRPGIIAGLAGMLGDAGINIAEIEILRAREGYGGTIRVGFATAGEQDRAMELFQAKGIKCRRKA; translated from the coding sequence GTGCTTATAAAAAGCTGTGCCATCATCGGTATAGGTTTGATCGGCGGTTCACTGGGTTTGGCGCTTAGTGAACGGAAATTGGCGGGTTATATCTATGGTGTCGACTTAAACCAGGAAAACCTGGCACTGGCTCTGGCCGCAGGTGCAGTGCACCAGGCCGCTGCTTTGCCCGAAGCCGTATCCCATGCCGATCTTATAGTCCTGGCCGCGCCGGTGGGGGCCACTCCGTCATTATTAAAAGACATAAAACAATTTTTAAAGCCCGACGCTGTGGTAACAGATGTGGGCAGTACCAAAAAAAGTGTGGTGGAGCAAGCCGGGGAGCTAATTGGCGGCCGGTTTGTGGGCGGGCATCCCATGACCGGTGCTGAGACAGCCGGTTTTAGTGGTGCCGATTCCTATCTATTTGAGAACGCATTTTATTTGTTGACTCCCACATCCGAAACCGATGCCGGTGCGGTGGACACTGTGCGCAGGTTGGTGCAGGCCATAGGTGCTGTGGTGCTGGAAATGTCACCCCAAGAGCATGACATGGTTACGGCCGCCATCAGTCATTTGCCCCATTTCATGGCTGTATCCCTGGTGGCGGCGGTGTCGGGCATGCCCGTGGGAGACAAAGCTATGTTGCTGGCTGCGGGTGGCTTCCGGGATACTACCCGGATAGCCGCCGGCAGTCCTACCATGTGGCGGGATATATTTTTATCCAACGGTGATCAGGTGCTGTGGACATTGGATTATATGCGCAGTGCCATGGATGAGCTGGAGTCCGCCCTGCGCCGGCAGGATGCTGAAAAAATAATGCACATACTTTCCGGTGCCAGCAATGTCAGAAAAAAGCTGCCGCTTAGACCTAAAGGGTATCTGCCCCATATTTATGAAATTGTCGTTACAGTACCCGACCGGCCCGGAATCATTGCGGGTTTGGCCGGTATGCTGGGCGATGCGGGCATTAATATAGCGGAAATTGAAATACTGCGTGCCCGGGAAGGATACGGCGGCACCATAAGGGTTGGCTTTGCCACGGCGGGTGAGCAGGACCGGGCTATGGAATTGTTTCAGGCCAAGGGAATTAAATGCCGCCGCAAGGCTTAA
- the aroF gene encoding 3-deoxy-7-phosphoheptulonate synthase gives MIVVMNHNAVNHDIDKVLEKLESAGFQIHLSQGVERTIIGAIGDKTRLNDLSLEAMPGVEKVVPILQPYKMASRAYMDEPTVVKVGGLDIGGDTIHVMAGPCAVESREQLLQAAQIVKEAGATLLRGGAFKPRTSPYSFHGLEEQGLEMLAEARERTGLCIVTEVMDPRTVNLVAQYADILQIGTRNMQNFFLLREVARAGKPVLLKRGSSATIEEWLLAAEYILAEGNRDVILCERGIRTFENYTRNTLDLTAVPVIKYLSHLPVIVDPSHAIGKWRFVEPMSRAAIAAGADGLLVEVHPNPAEALCDGPQSLNPENFRVLMKELGGIAEIMGKQMGHLPCL, from the coding sequence ATGATCGTGGTGATGAATCACAATGCTGTCAACCATGATATAGATAAAGTATTAGAAAAGTTGGAAAGCGCGGGCTTTCAAATTCACCTCTCCCAGGGTGTGGAGAGGACTATTATCGGAGCTATCGGTGATAAAACCAGGCTGAACGATTTATCCCTTGAGGCGATGCCGGGCGTGGAAAAGGTGGTGCCCATACTGCAGCCCTACAAAATGGCCAGCCGTGCCTACATGGATGAACCCACCGTAGTCAAGGTAGGGGGGCTGGATATCGGTGGGGACACCATTCACGTTATGGCCGGTCCATGCGCGGTGGAAAGTAGGGAACAGCTGCTGCAGGCGGCCCAAATCGTTAAAGAGGCCGGGGCCACACTATTGCGGGGCGGTGCTTTCAAGCCCCGTACTTCGCCCTATTCTTTCCATGGTTTGGAGGAGCAGGGGTTGGAAATGCTTGCCGAGGCTAGGGAACGCACAGGCTTATGTATTGTTACCGAAGTAATGGATCCTCGTACAGTTAATTTAGTGGCCCAGTATGCTGATATTTTGCAAATCGGCACCCGCAATATGCAAAATTTCTTTTTGCTGCGGGAAGTGGCCCGGGCCGGTAAACCGGTATTGTTGAAACGTGGCTCTTCGGCTACCATAGAGGAATGGCTGTTGGCGGCGGAATATATACTGGCCGAGGGCAACCGGGATGTAATTCTATGCGAGAGGGGAATACGCACCTTTGAAAATTACACCCGAAATACACTGGATCTGACGGCTGTGCCGGTAATTAAATATTTAAGTCACCTGCCGGTAATCGTAGATCCCAGCCACGCCATCGGTAAATGGCGATTTGTAGAACCCATGTCCCGGGCAGCCATAGCGGCGGGGGCGGACGGCCTGCTGGTGGAGGTGCATCCCAACCCGGCGGAGGCTCTGTGTGACGGGCCCCAATCTTTAAACCCGGAAAATTTCCGGGTGCTCATGAAGGAGTTAGGAGGTATTGCTGAAATAATGGGTAAACAAATGGGTCATTTACCGTGCTTATAA
- the aroF gene encoding 3-deoxy-7-phosphoheptulonate synthase, producing the protein MTLYKLASRDSRPQNTIINVKGCSIGNGGLVVIAGPCAVEEEKMTFELARCLKRMGVHILRGGVFKPRTSPYSFQGLGWRGLEILFEAGKSAGLPVITEVTKARDVEKVSRYADILQVGSRNMQNFGLLAEVGRANCPVMLKRGLSATLEEWLLAAEYIMLAGNVQVILCERGIRTFEPHTRNTFDINAIPALKQLTHLPVLADPSHGTGRRELVESVALAAVAAGADGFMVEVHPEPAKALSDGRQSLTPDAMALLIERARKVHNVL; encoded by the coding sequence TTGACGTTGTATAAGTTGGCCAGCCGGGATAGCCGGCCGCAAAACACCATTATTAATGTAAAAGGTTGTTCTATTGGGAACGGCGGCCTGGTAGTCATTGCCGGCCCCTGTGCGGTGGAAGAGGAAAAAATGACCTTTGAACTAGCACGCTGTCTTAAAAGAATGGGCGTACATATACTACGCGGCGGTGTTTTTAAACCGCGCACTTCACCTTATTCATTTCAGGGATTGGGCTGGCGGGGTCTTGAAATACTTTTTGAAGCAGGTAAAAGCGCAGGGCTGCCCGTTATTACCGAGGTAACTAAAGCGAGAGATGTAGAGAAAGTCAGCCGGTATGCTGATATTTTACAGGTAGGCAGCCGCAATATGCAGAATTTTGGGCTGCTGGCCGAGGTGGGACGTGCTAATTGTCCAGTTATGTTGAAACGCGGTTTATCCGCCACCCTGGAGGAATGGTTGTTGGCGGCGGAATATATCATGCTGGCGGGAAATGTCCAGGTAATACTTTGCGAGCGCGGTATCCGCACCTTTGAGCCGCATACCCGCAATACCTTTGATATTAATGCTATCCCGGCATTAAAACAATTAACGCACCTGCCGGTGCTGGCTGACCCCAGCCACGGTACGGGACGCCGGGAACTGGTGGAGTCGGTGGCCCTGGCCGCGGTGGCGGCAGGCGCGGACGGTTTTATGGTGGAAGTACATCCCGAGCCCGCCAAGGCACTTTCAGATGGCAGGCAATCACTTACTCCTGACGCAATGGCATTGTTAATTGAACGTGCCCGTAAAGTGCATAATGTTTTATAG
- the aroH gene encoding chorismate mutase, which produces MRGIRGAITAGGNTEEAIGDAAQRLVSTMLVENNISTEDIASMLFTVTSDLNASFPAEAVRKLAGFSQVPMMCALEVDVPGSLRQCIRLMMLVNTSASQSDIKHIYLGGAAQLRPDLI; this is translated from the coding sequence ATGCGCGGTATCAGAGGTGCCATTACGGCCGGCGGAAATACGGAAGAGGCTATTGGTGATGCGGCTCAAAGGCTTGTTAGTACTATGCTGGTCGAGAACAACATTTCCACTGAGGATATAGCAAGTATGCTGTTCACTGTAACCAGCGACCTGAATGCGTCCTTCCCTGCCGAAGCTGTTAGAAAACTGGCGGGTTTTAGCCAGGTACCCATGATGTGCGCATTAGAAGTTGATGTTCCCGGCAGCCTCAGGCAATGTATCAGGTTAATGATGCTGGTTAATACCAGTGCGAGTCAGAGCGATATTAAGCATATTTACCTGGGTGGCGCCGCCCAGCTTCGTCCCGATTTGATTTAA
- a CDS encoding HutP family protein has translation MAPVGSRDVARAAIRMALTDSREQERELKARYSKMGIKTAAVDHGGDFIASVNKITERSVVAAKREGVIREIHADEGAVAGATREAISQVMPKALGLNVGGKIGIARYQDHISVAVFFGVGLLHLDEVAVGLGHRAVSS, from the coding sequence ATGGCGCCGGTGGGCAGTAGGGACGTAGCCAGGGCTGCAATAAGAATGGCCCTTACGGATAGCCGGGAGCAGGAGAGGGAGTTGAAGGCTCGTTATTCGAAAATGGGTATAAAAACGGCTGCCGTGGATCATGGGGGCGATTTTATTGCTTCGGTCAATAAAATTACCGAACGTTCCGTGGTGGCGGCCAAGCGGGAGGGGGTAATTCGCGAGATACATGCCGATGAAGGTGCTGTGGCCGGGGCCACCAGGGAGGCTATTTCTCAGGTGATGCCCAAGGCTCTTGGACTGAATGTGGGCGGGAAAATAGGTATTGCCAGGTATCAGGATCATATCAGCGTGGCCGTTTTCTTTGGCGTTGGCTTATTGCATCTGGACGAGGTAGCCGTTGGGCTTGGCCACCGGGCGGTATCCTCTTGA
- a CDS encoding pseudouridine synthase, which yields MERLHKFMARTGVASRRSSEELIAQGKVRVNGKPVTLPGLKIDPLRDRVEVDGKPVRKPEKKVYILVYKPTGYVSTVSDPRGRRKVVDLLSGVKQRVYPAGRLDYDSEGLLLLTNDGDLTYALTHPRHEILKTYQALVQGIPDREKLDELAGGVVLQDGPTAPAKVRLLKNKGDSALLEITIHEGRNRQVRRMCEHIGHPVLALRRVSIGPLKIGDLQRGRFRHLTTREVKMLMKAAKLST from the coding sequence TTGGAGCGGTTGCACAAATTTATGGCCCGGACAGGGGTGGCCTCCCGGCGCAGCAGCGAAGAATTAATAGCCCAGGGTAAGGTACGGGTAAATGGTAAGCCGGTCACCCTGCCGGGGCTTAAGATAGACCCGCTGCGTGACCGGGTGGAGGTTGATGGAAAGCCTGTGCGCAAACCTGAGAAAAAAGTTTATATACTTGTATACAAACCCACCGGGTATGTGAGCACGGTCAGCGATCCTCGGGGGCGGCGTAAAGTAGTCGATTTATTGAGCGGCGTAAAGCAAAGGGTTTACCCTGCGGGCCGCCTGGACTATGACAGTGAGGGGTTGCTGCTGCTCACCAATGATGGTGACCTGACCTATGCCCTAACCCACCCTCGCCACGAGATACTTAAAACCTACCAGGCGCTGGTGCAGGGAATACCCGACAGAGAAAAGCTTGATGAACTGGCCGGGGGGGTAGTGCTGCAAGACGGTCCCACGGCCCCTGCCAAAGTGCGGCTGCTTAAAAATAAGGGGGACAGTGCACTGCTGGAAATTACCATCCACGAGGGCAGAAACAGGCAGGTGCGACGCATGTGTGAGCATATCGGCCACCCGGTGCTTGCTTTGCGGCGTGTAAGTATCGGTCCACTTAAAATAGGTGATTTGCAACGGGGCCGCTTCCGGCATTTAACAACCCGGGAAGTAAAAATGTTAATGAAAGCGGCCAAGCTTTCAACATAA
- a CDS encoding spore maturation protein — MFSVVSDLSRWAVPVVLLLVPLIAMFRGVNVFEKFVEGAEDGFSTAVKTIPFLVAMLVAISIFRASGALDMVVGIFAPVLNMVGFPAEVLPHAIMRPLSGGASLGIATDIIKTHGPDSFIGRLVSTMQGSSDTTFYVLTLYFGSVGISRYRYSIISGLSADFTTLIASVYVAHKLFGPV; from the coding sequence TTGTTTAGCGTCGTATCTGATCTTTCCCGCTGGGCTGTTCCCGTAGTGCTGCTTTTGGTACCTTTAATTGCTATGTTTCGAGGCGTTAATGTGTTTGAAAAATTTGTGGAAGGGGCGGAGGACGGTTTTAGCACAGCGGTTAAGACGATACCGTTTTTGGTGGCTATGCTGGTGGCCATTAGTATTTTTAGAGCTTCCGGGGCGCTGGACATGGTGGTTGGCATTTTTGCCCCGGTTTTGAACATGGTGGGCTTTCCAGCTGAAGTGCTGCCCCACGCCATTATGCGTCCCCTTTCGGGTGGTGCCTCACTGGGCATAGCTACTGATATCATTAAAACTCACGGCCCCGACAGTTTCATTGGCCGCCTGGTTTCCACTATGCAGGGCAGCTCCGACACAACTTTTTACGTGCTTACTTTATATTTTGGATCGGTGGGTATTTCCCGGTACCGTTACTCCATTATTTCCGGCCTTTCCGCGGACTTTACCACCTTGATAGCTTCGGTTTACGTGGCGCATAAACTGTTCGGGCCGGTATAG